From Methanomicrobiales archaeon HGW-Methanomicrobiales-1, a single genomic window includes:
- the modA gene encoding molybdate ABC transporter substrate-binding protein — translation MKGKLIGFVVMLLVAGALLFAGCTSTQTGSMPAGTVAITSTPGSSPESILVFAGAGLKAPLEEIGPLFTKKSGITVQYNYGGAGTLVSQMNLTKKGDVFIPGSTVEFQTAKDQGLVTTNQLIAYHVPVIAVQKGNPKKIASLRDFTQPGLKVALGDTNATAIGKAGTKMFKKLNITAAVEKNVVTRTPTINELTTIMNLGQADAAILTLDQIDPEKVDAIPIPLSDNTVLITPVGATKFTKNLDAANQFVSFVASDEGKAIFVKHGFPAYPDPAYAGVKP, via the coding sequence ATGAAAGGTAAACTTATTGGATTCGTGGTTATGCTGCTCGTTGCAGGAGCGCTCCTTTTCGCAGGCTGCACGTCCACCCAGACGGGCAGCATGCCTGCCGGTACCGTTGCGATAACCAGTACACCCGGATCTTCACCAGAAAGTATCCTCGTGTTTGCCGGTGCGGGGCTCAAAGCCCCCCTTGAGGAGATCGGACCGCTCTTCACCAAGAAATCCGGCATTACCGTACAGTACAATTATGGCGGTGCAGGAACGCTCGTCTCCCAGATGAACTTAACAAAAAAAGGGGACGTCTTCATCCCGGGCTCAACGGTTGAGTTCCAGACTGCAAAAGACCAGGGACTGGTAACCACAAATCAGCTCATTGCTTACCACGTACCGGTAATTGCCGTCCAGAAGGGCAACCCGAAAAAGATCGCTTCACTCAGGGACTTTACCCAGCCCGGCCTGAAAGTCGCTCTTGGGGATACAAATGCTACGGCCATTGGCAAAGCCGGAACAAAAATGTTCAAGAAGCTCAACATCACCGCCGCAGTCGAGAAGAATGTGGTCACCCGCACACCAACCATCAATGAACTCACGACGATCATGAACCTGGGGCAGGCAGATGCAGCGATCCTGACACTGGACCAGATCGATCCGGAGAAGGTGGATGCCATTCCCATCCCGCTCAGTGACAACACGGTCCTGATCACCCCCGTCGGGGCGACCAAATTTACCAAAAACTTGGACGCAGCAAATCAATTCGTCAGTTTCGTTGCATCCGATGAGGGAAAAGCAATCTTTGTAAAGCACGGGTTCCCCGCCTACCCGGACCCGGCATACGCCGGTGTCAAACCGTAA
- a CDS encoding transporter, with protein sequence MKTKKISARNQIPGTVKSIRKGPVSTEVVITIAGGSEMVSSITTQSAESLKLHEGSKVYAIVKATEVIVGID encoded by the coding sequence GTGAAAACCAAGAAAATCAGCGCACGAAACCAGATACCCGGCACCGTGAAGTCGATCAGGAAAGGACCGGTAAGCACAGAAGTCGTGATCACTATTGCCGGCGGCAGCGAGATGGTCTCATCCATCACCACCCAGTCTGCAGAATCCTTAAAACTGCACGAGGGATCGAAGGTCTATGCGATCGTCAAGGCCACCGAAGTGATAGTTGGGATCGATTAA
- a CDS encoding formylmethanofuran dehydrogenase codes for MSDYDILFKKAREFHGHVCPGIVLGTRLTIAGLRELGMNPHEPNKDLIVFMEIDRCGTDAVQAITGCSLGHRSLKFRDYGKFAATFVDIGTGNAVRVAVNEKNRSKHDQLERSEVLRVLAEIPEEEILTIRPVIVQLRKEDVPGIPSYKTTCTRCGEQIMDHREVVVDGKEVCRSCAEGSYYQIAP; via the coding sequence ATGAGCGACTACGACATATTATTCAAAAAGGCACGGGAATTCCACGGGCACGTCTGTCCGGGAATTGTTCTCGGGACGCGGCTGACCATTGCCGGGCTCCGGGAACTGGGCATGAATCCTCATGAACCGAACAAGGACCTTATCGTTTTCATGGAGATCGACCGGTGTGGCACCGATGCGGTCCAGGCAATTACCGGCTGCTCGCTGGGTCATCGCAGCCTTAAGTTCCGGGATTACGGGAAATTCGCGGCAACGTTTGTGGACATCGGGACAGGAAATGCCGTGCGGGTGGCAGTGAACGAAAAGAACCGCTCAAAGCACGACCAGCTGGAGCGCAGTGAAGTCCTCCGGGTTCTTGCAGAAATTCCGGAAGAGGAGATCCTCACCATCAGGCCGGTCATCGTGCAGCTCAGGAAAGAAGATGTCCCGGGAATCCCGAGCTACAAAACAACCTGCACGCGGTGCGGGGAGCAGATCATGGATCACCGGGAAGTGGTGGTTGACGGGAAAGAAGTGTGCCGGAGCTGTGCAGAGGGATCGTATTATCAGATTGCTCCGTAA
- a CDS encoding methyltransferase type 12 has translation MTTAIPVSWREQWRQLKLAHCAIPNYGTSKEFWSSKKNVQTVYMKGKEKHQHQTDARLAAMAVPAGSRVLDIGAGPGTYAVPLAVKGCHVTVVEPSPVMREVLEDRIREENISGITIVPQRWEDVMPDDLGEPYDVVLASYSLTMMDIADAVAKMRDCCRGTVHLFWFLTPPPWVKVNRDLWPLLHGGEFPGEPMADWLWQVLIEMGIYANLAVESKFPPSTFANVEDATRDFLGRLNCTTPAQEEIVKNYFHAVLRHNGTEYVLGDETLGAHIWWKVTPGTGAGTMYERKTREQ, from the coding sequence ATGACTACAGCAATCCCCGTATCATGGCGGGAACAATGGAGACAGCTCAAGCTGGCGCATTGTGCTATCCCGAACTATGGCACTTCAAAAGAGTTCTGGAGCAGTAAAAAAAATGTCCAGACCGTGTATATGAAAGGAAAAGAGAAACACCAGCACCAGACGGACGCCCGGCTGGCGGCCATGGCGGTTCCGGCAGGATCCCGGGTACTGGACATCGGTGCAGGGCCCGGAACATATGCAGTACCGCTGGCAGTGAAGGGATGCCACGTTACCGTTGTGGAGCCGTCACCGGTCATGCGGGAAGTGCTGGAGGACCGGATACGGGAAGAAAATATTTCCGGTATCACCATCGTTCCCCAGCGGTGGGAGGATGTTATGCCGGACGATCTCGGGGAGCCATATGATGTCGTCCTCGCTTCATACTCCCTCACGATGATGGATATCGCCGATGCCGTGGCAAAGATGCGGGACTGTTGCCGGGGAACGGTTCACCTCTTCTGGTTCCTGACCCCGCCCCCGTGGGTGAAGGTGAACCGGGACCTCTGGCCCCTCCTTCATGGGGGAGAATTTCCCGGAGAACCCATGGCCGACTGGCTCTGGCAGGTGCTCATCGAGATGGGAATTTACGCAAACCTTGCCGTGGAGTCTAAATTCCCGCCGTCCACATTCGCGAACGTGGAGGATGCCACCCGGGATTTTCTCGGCCGGCTGAACTGCACGACTCCTGCACAGGAAGAGATTGTGAAGAATTATTTTCATGCCGTGCTCCGGCACAATGGAACGGAATATGTGCTCGGCGATGAGACCCTTGGGGCTCATATCTGGTGGAAGGTGACCCCCGGGACCGGGGCTGGTACCATGTACGAAAGAAAAACAAGGGAACAATAA
- a CDS encoding ABC transporter permease: MTTKAGIPGAITCISGTATRFRGLIAIPVVGTLLIYGLLPVLFFVSLFIGRYDVAPLHVLQLLASPVVNQFPVEIIHIEPGWTATEESIIYQIRLPRVIAAVIVGAGLSMAGAAYQGLFKNPLVSPDILGVASGAGFGAALAILLSWNLLMIQLSAFGFGILAVTITYLLSRFYRTTPTLILVLSGIIVAAFFTALISLTKYVADPYEKLPAITFWLMGSLSSVRYSDIVMVVPLFVVATTILLLIRWRINLLAVGDDEARALGIDTKRMAQVIILCSTLITASAVCIAGIIGWVGLVVPHLGRMLVGPDYTKLLPVCLLLGACYMLIIDDLARMLTSAEIPLGILTAIIGAPFFAYLLSRRSVGWI; the protein is encoded by the coding sequence ATGACAACGAAAGCAGGGATACCCGGCGCGATCACCTGCATCTCGGGAACCGCCACACGCTTCCGCGGGCTGATCGCCATACCGGTTGTGGGTACCCTACTGATCTACGGTCTCCTGCCGGTGCTCTTTTTCGTCTCGCTCTTCATCGGTCGGTATGACGTTGCCCCGCTGCATGTGCTCCAGCTGCTCGCATCCCCGGTTGTTAACCAGTTTCCGGTAGAGATCATCCATATCGAACCGGGCTGGACGGCAACAGAAGAGAGCATCATCTACCAGATCCGGCTGCCCCGGGTCATCGCGGCCGTGATTGTCGGTGCCGGGCTCTCCATGGCCGGCGCGGCATACCAGGGACTTTTCAAAAACCCGCTGGTCTCACCGGATATCCTTGGTGTCGCATCGGGCGCCGGGTTTGGGGCAGCGCTTGCCATCCTTTTATCGTGGAATCTTCTCATGATCCAACTGTCGGCTTTCGGTTTTGGGATCCTCGCAGTTACCATCACCTACCTGCTCAGCCGGTTTTACCGCACGACCCCGACCCTGATCCTCGTCCTGTCCGGTATCATCGTTGCTGCCTTTTTCACCGCCCTCATCTCGCTCACCAAGTACGTGGCGGACCCTTACGAGAAACTCCCGGCCATCACGTTCTGGCTGATGGGCAGCCTTTCATCGGTCCGGTACTCGGATATCGTGATGGTGGTCCCGCTTTTTGTTGTTGCAACAACTATCCTGCTCCTCATCCGCTGGCGGATCAATCTTCTGGCTGTTGGCGATGATGAGGCCCGGGCGCTGGGCATTGACACGAAACGAATGGCGCAGGTGATCATTCTCTGTTCGACCCTGATCACCGCTTCGGCGGTCTGTATCGCCGGGATCATCGGCTGGGTCGGTCTCGTGGTGCCGCATCTCGGGCGTATGCTGGTTGGCCCGGATTATACAAAACTCCTGCCGGTCTGCCTGCTCCTGGGGGCCTGCTACATGCTCATCATCGATGATCTCGCCCGGATGCTTACGAGTGCCGAGATCCCGCTCGGGATCCTGACGGCCATCATCGGGGCGCCGTTCTTTGCGTACCTGCTCAGCAGGAGGTCGGTGGGATGGATATGA
- a CDS encoding iron ABC transporter ATP-binding protein: MDMILDVRQAGFCYNSQRMIFSDISFSLAEQEVLCILGPNGIGKSTLIRCLANLNPLCAGSIRLHDKDIRSLSHTDVARIIGYVPQAHEIVFPFTVREFVLMGRAPHLALFSSPNKDDHNKVDAAMDLAGISRLADKPVNQISGGEYQLAMIARALAQEPEVLLLDEPTSHLDFGNQIRVLEIIDRLAREGLSVIMSSHFPDHAFLSSNNVAIMQHGSFMAYGLAEEVITEENLKQTYGVDVSITYSYDVARHVCIPHKSGQCRCRDVLKPECLIKSGIPLPAMR; the protein is encoded by the coding sequence ATGGATATGATCCTTGACGTGCGGCAGGCCGGCTTTTGCTACAATTCCCAGCGGATGATCTTTTCGGATATCTCATTCTCTCTTGCTGAGCAGGAAGTGCTCTGCATCCTGGGCCCGAACGGTATCGGAAAATCCACGTTGATCCGCTGTCTTGCAAATTTAAACCCGCTCTGTGCCGGTTCGATCCGGCTGCATGACAAGGACATCCGGTCACTAAGTCACACCGATGTTGCAAGAATTATCGGTTATGTGCCCCAGGCCCATGAGATCGTGTTTCCCTTTACGGTCCGCGAGTTTGTTTTAATGGGGAGGGCACCTCACCTCGCGTTATTCTCATCGCCGAACAAGGATGACCATAACAAGGTCGATGCGGCGATGGATCTTGCCGGCATCTCACGGCTCGCTGATAAGCCGGTAAACCAGATCAGCGGCGGGGAGTACCAGCTCGCCATGATTGCCCGGGCACTGGCGCAGGAGCCGGAGGTTCTTTTACTGGACGAACCGACCTCGCATCTTGATTTCGGCAACCAGATACGGGTACTGGAGATCATCGACCGGCTGGCCCGTGAGGGCCTGTCGGTGATCATGAGCTCGCATTTCCCGGACCACGCGTTTCTTTCATCCAATAATGTGGCGATCATGCAGCACGGTTCGTTCATGGCCTACGGGCTGGCCGAAGAGGTCATAACCGAAGAGAACCTGAAGCAGACATATGGCGTGGATGTCTCGATCACGTACAGTTACGATGTTGCACGCCATGTCTGCATCCCCCACAAGTCCGGGCAGTGCCGGTGCAGGGATGTGCTGAAGCCGGAATGCCTGATCAAATCCGGCATACCGTTGCCGGCCATGCGCTGA
- a CDS encoding iron ABC transporter substrate-binding protein, whose amino-acid sequence MNKKNLNLITAFSLVLLCMAVLYAGCTLPASQTLKTTHVITDMTGRTLEVPPAINRVLSTAPPTTIAVYVLAPDKLIGVNFEPNKQNGNVYMPGKYRALPNVGGWFGKQTGNFETFIAMNPDVILDGDVGVGNFKATLEERQQKFGTIPNVGVLDARNATRYDESIRFLGTLLGADEQAASLSEFYNRVLTQVTSRVSDIPVSERIRVYYAEGPKGLQTDPSGSMHSELIELAGGVNVADCQIMPGMGMTPVSMEQVTKWNPDVIIVGDPGFYNSIYNDTLWGPIPAVKNHRIYLVPQSPFTWFDRPPGVNRIIGIPWIAKVLYPEKFSDMNLPALTKEFYAKFYHYDLSDSEVNSLLDPSLR is encoded by the coding sequence ATGAACAAGAAAAACCTGAACCTGATTACAGCATTCAGTCTCGTACTGCTCTGCATGGCTGTTCTCTATGCCGGCTGCACTTTGCCCGCATCCCAGACTCTGAAAACCACGCATGTCATCACGGACATGACGGGAAGGACCCTTGAGGTGCCCCCGGCAATCAACCGGGTGCTCAGTACCGCACCGCCGACAACGATCGCGGTGTACGTTCTCGCACCGGACAAACTCATCGGTGTCAACTTTGAGCCCAACAAACAAAACGGGAATGTCTATATGCCGGGAAAATACCGTGCCCTGCCCAATGTCGGGGGCTGGTTCGGGAAGCAGACCGGGAATTTTGAGACATTCATTGCCATGAATCCCGATGTTATCCTTGATGGTGATGTGGGCGTGGGCAATTTCAAGGCCACCCTGGAAGAACGCCAGCAGAAGTTCGGCACCATCCCCAATGTCGGCGTACTGGATGCCCGGAATGCCACGCGGTACGATGAATCGATCCGTTTCCTCGGCACGCTGCTCGGCGCTGACGAGCAGGCAGCCTCGTTGTCAGAATTCTATAACCGGGTTTTAACACAAGTTACGTCCCGGGTTTCTGATATCCCGGTGAGTGAGCGGATTCGGGTCTATTATGCTGAAGGCCCCAAGGGACTCCAGACGGATCCGTCCGGCTCCATGCACTCGGAACTGATCGAACTGGCCGGAGGGGTCAATGTTGCTGACTGCCAGATTATGCCCGGCATGGGCATGACGCCGGTCTCCATGGAACAGGTGACGAAGTGGAACCCCGATGTGATTATCGTGGGCGACCCGGGGTTCTATAACTCAATTTACAACGACACTCTCTGGGGACCTATTCCTGCGGTGAAAAACCACCGTATCTATCTTGTCCCGCAGTCACCATTCACCTGGTTCGACCGCCCGCCCGGTGTCAACCGGATCATCGGTATCCCGTGGATTGCAAAAGTCCTGTACCCGGAAAAATTCAGTGATATGAACCTGCCGGCTCTCACAAAAGAGTTCTATGCCAAGTTCTATCACTACGATCTCTCGGACAGCGAAGTGAACAGCCTGCTGGATCCCTCGCTCCGGTAA
- a CDS encoding SAM-dependent methyltransferase, with amino-acid sequence MIKNRDYTEKTAAEFNEIAQNIFFPIYPVIAHQILKRADIDTGSCLDVGSGPGHLAIALATLSDLTVFALDNAQPMCRIAGANVAKYRLERRVRPVFGDVNAIPFGDASMELVVSRGSFFFWENLTRGFSECRRVLRPGGMAYIGGGFGNTRLREEIISRMRERDPAWEEKRRGWYANCNPHIVRSALAAAGICEYDLIEDESGYWVCFRKGG; translated from the coding sequence ATGATAAAAAACCGGGACTATACGGAAAAGACCGCTGCGGAGTTCAACGAGATCGCCCAGAACATTTTTTTCCCCATCTACCCGGTCATCGCCCACCAGATCCTGAAACGGGCGGACATCGATACCGGCTCGTGTCTTGATGTGGGCAGCGGGCCGGGGCATCTTGCCATCGCGCTTGCAACTCTTTCCGACCTCACGGTTTTTGCCCTGGACAATGCCCAGCCGATGTGCCGGATTGCCGGGGCCAATGTGGCCAAGTACCGGCTGGAGCGGCGCGTCAGGCCGGTCTTTGGCGATGTGAATGCCATCCCGTTTGGCGATGCCTCTATGGAACTGGTAGTAAGCCGGGGATCGTTTTTCTTCTGGGAGAACCTGACCCGGGGATTTTCTGAATGCCGGCGGGTGCTCAGGCCCGGGGGGATGGCATATATCGGGGGCGGGTTTGGCAACACACGCCTCCGCGAAGAGATTATCAGCCGGATGCGTGAACGGGACCCGGCGTGGGAAGAGAAACGACGGGGCTGGTATGCGAACTGCAATCCTCATATTGTCCGGTCAGCGCTTGCGGCTGCCGGGATCTGCGAGTACGATCTCATCGAGGATGAATCGGGATACTGGGTCTGCTTCAGGAAAGGGGGATAA